A genomic window from Solanum stenotomum isolate F172 chromosome 10, ASM1918654v1, whole genome shotgun sequence includes:
- the LOC125841705 gene encoding nuclear poly(A) polymerase 4-like isoform X1 — MMGSESLTPPPPPAAAEAAPPPKKQGVTKPLSLAGPTEADLQRNEALENFLKESELYESEEETARREEVLHQIDQIVKSWVKQLTRQRGYTDQMVEDANAMIFTFGSYRLGVHGPGADIDTLCVGPSYVNRDEDFFIILHDILAEKEEVSELQPVPDAHVPVMKFKFQGISVDLLYASISLLVVPEDLDISDQSVLYNVDEPTVRSLNGCRVADQILKLVPNAEHFRTTLRCLKFWAKRRGVYSNVTGFLGGVNWALLVARICQFYPNALPSMLVSRFFRVYTQWRWPNPVMLCPIEEDELGFLVWDPRKNPKDRTHHMPIITPAYPCMNSSYNVSPSTLRVMMDQFQFGNKICEEVELNKAQWAALFKHYLFFEVYKNYLQVDIVAADNDDLLAWKGWVESRLRQLTLKIERDTNGMLQCHPYPNEFVDLSKPCPHCAFFMGLQRKQGVKVQEGQQFDIRGTVDEFKQDVSMYAYWRPGMDIYVSHVRRKQIPPFVFPDGYRRPRQPRNTSHSTPEKVAKGCMSPEERQPKRKQETETVNVNLGKPGKRASISPQRIGSVSPLGSSCRSDGSSQIIISDESQREFESSCLMDSSDDGSLHRILRSRSDASPSDCSICTPDSLNYTTSRGSILLGVSREVDLDSSNTKSFPSKEPGLCEDICTRDVQTFQVLQNDEKGEILGSLHQDIVGQLNEPCIQTGCAESLEREPVSNSNIHNLTCEGDISLADRISQLGDGCLSGNGELGNGFAEMSQVECKTKPLSRKGNGTPGWDKLRGCAGGCNKVESGINSLILGRHSKDLCVSKLVRL, encoded by the exons ATGATGGGTTCCGAGAGCTTAACGCCGCCGCCGCCACCGGCGGCGGCAGAGGCCGCGCCACCGCCGAAGAAGCAGGGAGTCACGAAGCCTTTGTCTCTTGCTGGGCCCACCGAGGCAGATCTTCAAAGAAATGAAGCATTAGAAAAT ttttTGAAGGAATCAGAGTTGTATGAGAGTGAGGAAGAGACAGCAAGGAGAGAAGAGGTGCTGCATCAGATTGATCAG ATTGTAAAATCATGGGTGAAACAATTGACTCGCCAGAGAGGCTACACTGATCAAATGGTGGAGGATGCAAATGCTATGATATTCACTTTTGGTTCTTATCGGTTAGGA GTTCATGGACCTGGAGCTGACATAGATACATTGTGTGTTGGTCCCTCTTATGTCAATCGTGAT GAAGATTTTTTTATCATTCTGCATGATATTTTGGCTGAAAAGGAAGAAGTTAGTGAACTCCAACCAGTTCCTGATGCTCATGTCCCAgttatgaaattcaaatttcaaggaATATCTGTTGATCTCCTTTATGCAAGTATATCTCTCTTAGTTGTCCCTGAA GATTTAGATATCTCAGATCAATCTGTACTCTACAATGTTGATGAACCAACTGTTCGAAGTCTCAATGGGTGCCGGGTTGCTGATCAAATATTGAAACTAGTTCCTAATGCCGAG CACTTCCGCACAACTCTTAGATGTCTAAAGTTTTGGGCAAAAAGGCGCGGTGTTTATTCCAAT GTTACCGGATTCCTTGGCGGTGTGAATTGGGCTCTTTTGGTTGCTCGCATTTGCCAATTTTATCCTAATGCACTCCCCAGTATGCTTGTTTCTAGGTTCTTCAGAGTTTATACACAATGGCGTTGGCCAAATCCAGTGATGCTATGCCCAATAGAAGAGGATGAACTTGGTTTTCTTGTTTGGGATCCTCGCAAGAATCCAAAGGACCGAACTCATCATATGCCAATTATTACTCCTGCTTACCCTTGCATGAACTCTAGCTACAATGTCTCCCCAAGTACTCTTCGAGTAATGATGGACCAATTTCAGTTTGGTAACAAGATTTGTGAG GAGGTAGAGTTGAATAAAGCACAGTGGGCCGCGCTTTTTAAGCATTATCTTTTCTTTGAGGTCTACAAAAACTATCTGCAGGTTGACATTGTAGCAGCAGATAATGATGATTTGCTAGCTTGGAAAGGCTGGGTGGAATCCCGGCTTAGGCAACTAACACTAAAG ATAGAGCGGGACACGAACGGGATGTTGCAGTGCCATCCGTATCCTAATGAATTTGTAGACTTATCTAAGCCATGTCCACATTGTGCTTTTTTTATGGGCTTGCAGAGGAAACAGGGTGTCAAAGTACAAGAAGGGCAACAATTTGATATTCGTGGCACAGTTGATGAGTTTAAGCAAGACGTAAGCATGTACGCTTATTGGAGACCAGGCATGGATATCTATGTATCTCATGTTCGGAGGAAGCAAATTCCTCCATTTGTCTTTCCAGACGGGTATAGGAGACCAAGGCAACCTCGGAATACAAGTCATAGTACTCCAGAGAAAGTTGCTAAAGGCTGCATGTCTCCTGAAGAAAGGCAGCCAAAGAGGAAACAGGAGACTGAAACAGTTAATGTAAATTTGGGCAAGCCAGGGAAACGTGCTTCTATCAGTCCGCAGAGGATCGGATCTGTTTCTCCTCTAGGTAGTTCTTGCAGATCTGATGGATCATCACAGATAATCATTTCTGATGAGTCACAGAGGGAGTTTGAGAGTTCTTGCCTAATGGACAGTTCTGATGATGGATCATTACATAGGATATTGCGCAGCAGAAGTGATGCCTCTCCGAGTGACTGTTCCATTTGTACACCTGATAGCTTAAACTATACAACGTCAAGGGGTTCCATCTTATTAGGAGTTTCCAGAGAAGTTGATTTAGATAGTTCTAACACAAAATCCTTCCCAAGCAAGGAGCCCGGTCTGTGTGAAGACATATGCACTAGAGACGTCCAAACTTTTCAAGTCTTGCAGAATGATGAGAAGGGGGAGATTTTGGGATCACTTCATCAGGATATTGTTGGGCAGCTCAATGAACCATGCATTCAGACTGGTTGTGCAGAAAGTCTCGAAAGAGAGCCTGTATCAAATTCCAACATTCACAACCTCACTTGCGAG GGTGATATAAGCTTGGCCGATCGGATTTCACAACTTGGGGATGGATGTCTAAGTGGGAATGGAGAATTGGGTAATGGCTTTGCCGAGATGTCACAGGTGGAGTGCAAAA ccAAACCTCTCTCTCGCAAGGGCAATGGAACCCCAGGATGGGACAAACTCAGAGGCTGTGCAGGAGGCTGCAATAAG GTTGAGTCTGGAATCAACAGCTTGATTTTGGGTAGACATTCCAAAGATTTGTGTGTTTCGAAGCTTGTGCGGTTGTGA